The following is a genomic window from Pan paniscus chromosome 6, NHGRI_mPanPan1-v2.0_pri, whole genome shotgun sequence.
ACCATACGTTAAGCATATTTTGGTGTCAGATTATTTTATGCAGTGTAATGTATCTGAAATTTGTTTATGTTGTATACATCAGTACTTTGTTACTTTTTTCCTGACCATTATTCCCTTATATAAATATGTCGTTGACTCTCATTATTGGGGTTAGTTACGTCTTATAAAGTCGCTGGGATCACTGAATTAGAAAGTAGTGAatcattgctgaatagtatttcctCATATGAATATCAAATTAtcttgttgatgggcatttattttctgtcattagtagctataataaatatacaatgaACATGTAACAGAAATATTTGTGaggacatgttttcatttgtattaggCAACTGCCTAGAAATAGAATTGGTAGGTCACAGAGTAGATGTATATTTAAGTTAATAAGAAATCAGTGTTTTCCCaggggtttttattattttacattccttCCTACTGCTCCATTTTCTACTCTGCCAATGTATAGTTAATAACCCTGGAAACATGTCTGGAGAAACCGAACCATGCCTTGACTTAGGGAATTTGGATCTGTAATTTGCTTTCTCAGACAAAGGTTCCATCCTCCTCAGACTTCTTCATTTCTCAGCACCCTTCCTTCACATTTCTCCACCTGTCATAACATGACTCAGGACAGCCACCTGGGCAGCTGTCAGCACAGTTCCCATGACTGAGAAGCCACAGTTGGAATGTCTGCATGTTGCAAACAGTGGAATGGGTGTAGCATGAACAGTCCATGAGGTTGAAGCAGGTGGCAGACCCTGTCTATTACTCACTTAACAGGGTTCCCATAACTATAGGCAGAGGATTTCTGATAGGAGTGCAGAGATCATCTGGAAACATGTGCTTCATAATACttggaaatgaagagaaaatttttgataaaattccatttggTGGCCTCTAGAATTTTGCTCTGTGCCTAGGAGTCACTAGTGGGGCCATCACGGCGAGCGGGGAGCTTAGGCTCCACGGGGCCACGTGGAATCAGGGAGAGGCATGGAGCAGCTCAGGGGGCTAACCATTCACAGCCTGGGTTGCATGGTGATAACTCAGAGCCTGAAGGAAGGCAACCTGGAGTGTTGATAGGTTCCTCATGAGGGAGATTTCAAGTTTGCCCATTAGACAACTTTTCGGTGTTCTAAAACTTGATTAACCTCAGGAGGGAAGGATGAATGTTTTTGGCAGCTTTTCCTTGACAGCATCCCTGGTATGTCTCTGAACTTGTACAAATTGTTCCTCAGTGAATACTCATCCTTGGAGACAGATAAGGGAGTGAGAGAAGGAagcaaagagaaggagagagatagagacagttAGACTGTCTCCTCAGCACTCGTATTTCTGGACTTTTGCATAAGCTTCTGTATGAGGACAGTATCCTTCACTCTGAACGGAGACAGAAGCAGCTGTTCCTGTCTCCTGAGCATAGCTCAGCACTAGGTGAGCGAGAGATAGCCTGGGCTGGTCCTTGGGGAGCAGTAGAACTTTCCAGTCCAGGCTGCTTCTCCGGAGGTGAGTGTCTTCCAGAGGGGGTTCCTTTCTGTGAAGTAGACAGTAGGAGAGCATCATGATGGGAGGGCCGGGGCTTGGCTGCCTCCTAGAACAAGGATACCTACAGCCTGAAGACTGGACAGTGGGAGTTGCATAGAGGATGAGCTCTATAGCAAAGCCTCTCTCCAGAGCAGAGGGCAGAATCATTTCTTCTCTGCCCTGTGCTGGCGAGAGGCACAATGCTCTGCCATTACCCAAGTCCCTGCTCTCTCATTTCTCCCCATTCCTTCCATATATCTGCCTGCCACATAGTAGGGGAGCTCCAGGGAGAGAGATTGCGGGTTGACTTCATGTTGCTTCAGAGAAGAATGAATGGAGAGAAGAAGAGTCAGGCTGTATAGTCCTTGttcattcactgattttttttctttaatctattcattgatatattcatttaaaatacagaGTGCATACTCTGTTCTAGTGTCAGACTCTGTTCTTGGCACTGGTAATACAACAGAGATGAAGTGAACGAGAAAGAGAAATGACCTACCTATGaagtatttaattaaatattggaTTTTGATGATAAATTAATAAACAAGTAATAGTATAATGTGACTGGAGATGTTGGTGAGGACAATTAGTATGAAAAATATAGCCTAACACAGGTTTGAGAGGAAGGTGTGCCTGTATTGTTTTAGAGAAGCTGAGTGGGAAGGGGCCCATAAAGAGGAAACATTTGAGCAAATACCTGAATGTGGTAAGGGAAGGAGTCCAGACATTCTAAGGAGTTCAGAGTGATCCATTTTGGTGTCTTCTGACACTTTTTGTTGCCCCAGTAGTCTGGAGAAAACAGGGGGTCACGGAGGAGCAGATCTGCTCTGTGGAACTTCCAAGCTGCTCTAACAGACTGAGACCATGGCAAGTTGGATGCAGGCACAGACTTCCCATTGGGAGGTCTTGTCTCTCTGCTGAAACTGGGGTGCTGAGAACTGGGAGATGCAGAGGATAAGTTACCTCCACACCACAGCTGTTTTCTTGTCTCCTGGCCCTAGGGTGGAGGCTGTGTTGGGAGTTGAGGATTAAAGTTCCAGCCTCTTCACTCCTggactcctcctcttcctctttgtcATCTCATAACAAGAGAAATCAAAATCTCAGAGCTAGAAATTGTTAACTGGGAGCTGATCAGACTCTGTCTGCGTGGGGGAGACACAGTCACTTAGATAAGAGGTGGAGATggctttcattataaaaataaagaggaagaagTGGGTAATCCACTCAAGGGAGCTGGTATCCCAGAGGTCGGGGAAAGACTCAATACTTTGTCTTAAAATGGCTCTTACCTTGTGACAATGTCCTGGATAGACCTCACTTCCCGACATCACCCCCCAAAATGGTAAATATAACTGAAGTGAAAACTTTTAAATGAACATAATGCAAATGGAGCCTGTGTTTAGAGgatacagaagaaaaaagtaaCCATGCCTGTGTGAGATTGGCTAggaatactttatttatttattttttgagacggagtctcactctgttgcccaggctggagtgcagtggtgtgatctcggctcaagcaattctcctgcctcagcctcctgagtagctgggattacaggcgtgcaccaacatgcccggctaacctttgtatttctagtagagacgaggtttcaccatgttggtcaagctggtctcaaactcctgacctggtgatctgcctgccttggcctcacaaagtattgggattacaagcgtgagccaccacacccagccaggaataCTTTCTTATAATTGTTTAGATACATTAGGATTTGCAAGATGGAGACATAATAGGCAGAGAAGGCAATTTAGTTCCACCCAAGATGATAGAGGCGCTGGTGTAAGTGAACACGTTGTGATCATGGAAGCAGACAGGGTGACTGGTGAGAGCAGAGTTGGAGGCAGATGTCTGGTGTATTGAGAAAGAGTGCATACTAGGGTGGGTGGGTTTTCATGTTTACCATTTGGTATTCATAACTGGATTTCATCTTCTTGAACATATACATTTATCTTCAAAAGATATATATTCTTCATGAAGTATTTGACATCAACATCGTGTAGAAAATAGTAGAGTCAGGTTATGGAGTTGAGGAGCAGGAGAGGAATGTTTTTTCAACCTGAAATGTCCTTAATCTTTTTAGGATGAGAAGCAGttgttctctctcttttgctctctaGATTTCACAAGGAACAAGGGCTTAGAACTAAATGTTGATGAATTACTCTAGTGCCACTGAATTTTATCTCCTTGGCTTCCCTGGCTCTGAAGAACTACATCATATCCTTTTTgctatattcttctttttctacttgGTGACATTAATGGGAAACACAGTCATCATCATGATTGTCTGTGTGGATAAACGTCTGCAGTCCCCCATGTATTTCTTCCTCGGCCACCTCTCTGCCCTGGAGATCCTGGTCACAACCATAATCGTCCCCGTGATGCTTTGGGGATTGCTGCTCCCTGGGATGCAGACAATGTCTTTGTCTGCCTGTGTTGTCCAGCTCTTCTTGTACCTTGCTGTGGGGACAACAGAGTTCGCATTACTTGGAGCAATGGCTGTGGACCGTTATGTGGCTGTCTGTAACCCTCTGAGGTACAACATCATTATGAACAGACACACCTGCAACTTTGTGGTTCTTGTGTCATGGGTGTTTGGGTTTCTTTTTCAAATCTGGCCGGTCTATGTCATGTTTCAGCTTACTTACTGCAAATCAAATGTGgtgaacaattttttttgtgaCCGAGGGCAATTGCTCAAATTATCCTGCAATAATACTCTTTACTCTTTTCACGGAGTTTATCCTCTTCTTAATGGCtgtttttgttctctttggttcttTGATCCCTACAATTGTCTCCTACGCCTACATCATCTCCACCATTCTCAAGATCCCGTCATCCTCTGGCCGGAGGAAATCCTTCTCCACTTGTGCCTCCCACGTCACCTGTGTTGTGATTGGCTACGGCAGCTACTTGTTTCTCTACGTGAAACCCAAGCAAATACAGGCAGCTGGTTACAATCGGGTAGTTTCCCTGATGGTTTCAGTAGTAACTCCTTTCCTCAATCCTTTCATCTTCACCCTCCGGAATGATAAAGTCATAGAGGCCCTTCGGGATGGGGTGAAACGCTGCTGTCAACTATTCAGGAATTAGCCTTGCTCTGAGGACTTTTACATGGTAAAGCACTTAGTATGGATTCTAGAATAATCTGAAAAGAACTTGCTCATCTTTGAACTGCATCATAATTATTACCATTATCAAATGATTTGCATGCAACAAAATACTTTTAAGTTACAGCTACGGTTTTTAGTATGGTTAGTTGTTACTTGAAACTCAgtctattatttttaagacatgtcttgctatctagctatctatctatcatctgccTTTCTTAAGATATGATGATTTCACAATtaaactttgaaaaattaaatgtcaGAGATAGACTATCTATATAGTCTAGAAAATAGActagtggttgcttagggctgaGGGGAATGCAGACATAGGGTAGTGATAGCTAAGGGGTACAGGCTTTCTTTTTGAAATGATGGTTGTAAATATCTATCAATATACCAAAAATCATTGAACTATACATTTTCAATGAGTTAACTTTATGGAATGtgatttatatttcaataaagcttttGAAAATAGTATATTAGATCATGAAGAAGTATTGTGAAGAAAAGTGAAACAGGAATGAAAGGGAATATCTCTTGCAGGAGTGTTGAAATTTCAAATAAGGTTTTCAGGGAAGGATTGAGAGAGGTAAAGTGGTGATACATTCGGAAACTTGttaaagaacattccaggcataGTGAGTAATAAGTGAGAGATCCTAGGGAAGGCATAACAAAGATGCTGAAATGGAGTGTGCAAAGGAGAAAGCAATTGCAGTCAGAGTGGTAACTGGAATGCAGACCATGTAGAGCCTTGTGATCCTCTTTTTTTCCAGGTATGCAAAAAGataatattattttactattttttcttttttttaaaattatactttaagttctagggcacatgtgcacaatgtgcaggtttgttacatatgtatacatgtgccatgttggtgtgctgcacccattaacttatcatttatattaggtatttctcctaatgctgtccctcccctctccccacaccccacgacaggccctggtgtgtgatgttccctgcctggtgtccaagtgctctcattattcacttcccacctatgagtgagaacatgtggtgtttggttttctgtctttgtgatagcttgctcagaatgatggttccagcttcatccatgtccctacaaaggacatgaactctcatccttttttatggcttcatagtattccatggtgtatatgtgccacattttcttaatccagtctatcactcatggacatttgggttggttccaagtctttgctattgtgaatagtgctgcaataaacatacgtgtgcatgtgtctttatagtagcatgatttataatcctttgggtatatacccagtaatgggatcactgggtcaaatggtatttctagttctagatccttgaggaatcaccacactgagcCTTTTAAGGATGTTTGCTCTTTCCAGAAGCACATTGGAAAACCATCACAGGGGGCTGAAGAAGAGTGACAGAATCTGTTTAATGTTTTAACAAGATCATCCTGGTTGCTGGATGAACAATACACGAAAGGACAATAAAGGGAGAAGGATGAAGGCCAGATGGAGATTGCATCAGTTAGATTTTGCTATACGAGAGATAACCAGAAAACTCCAGTGGTATACAgtgataagtttttatttttgtgcttaGAGTTTCAGCTGATCTAGGGTGGCTCTGCTGATCTCAGGTGGATTTGTTCGTGAGTCTAAGGGTTGGATGGGGGTTGGCTGACCTAGGCTGGGCCCACATTTGAGGTCATGAAAAGTGTGCCTTTGATCTCATGTGGCTTGGCCACAACATTTTTAAGGCACCCTTCTCTGACTTGCGCAAATTTTTATTCCCATATTATAAATGAGTAAACAAGTTCTGAAAAATTAAGTGGGTTGCCTACATTAAGCTTCTAGCAAATTGAAAAGCTACTTCTTGGATGAAGATCTCAACTTCAAATCCTCCACAAAATGCTTCTCCTAATGTCTAATGCCATTGAGATACATAGAGGAATGTTATTTAATATGTGcaataattttttgagataggtatTACTACCCCATTTTATCAGTAAGGAAATTAAGACCAAGAAAGGGTAAGAAAACTGTACTGATTCACACAGCATATTAGAAACAAAGTGAAAACTCAAATTCAGTGGCTTGCTAAAttttcattgccttttttttttaaagcatgccaCTGCTATCTAATAAAGATCACATATATCTAAGCTTGCAAGGATCCAGGAACTCTCCCAATGATGAACTTAAACCAAAGCCCACGTATTCCCTATctactccccactcccaccccaggccATTGGGCTCCTTTTAGAACCTGCACAGAAGTGTCTCCTAATCTTGGGGGAAATTAAACTGTCTACTAAAGAAATCACTAGATGTCTACATTTCCTGATCTTAAAAGTTTGCAGTTATTCTGTCATGAAATAGGAAGTGAAGCAACTACAGTTCTCTCTTCTCAAAACAGAAGGATTAGGATTTCCTTTCTGTTGTCTGAGTTCTGGGGCTTGCCTTTGGCTAGAGTTCTGTTGATATTTTTCTCCACCTAGACTCagcctttcttcccttctcaacGGTAGCACTTATCCTTTCCCAACACAGTCAGAGAACTTGTATCTCCACCGGCTACTAATATAATTCCAATTTCCACCCCATCTCAAACACAAATTACTTCTGGTAATTCCCTTCAAGCAAGTTCTGACACCTGATGTGTTATCTCATGTTAAAAAATTGTAAGTGGCCATGCTAAGGAGCCAAAAATGATGAAACCTAGGAATGCAGAAGCAGAACTTAGTGttgtaataaaaaatatgatttacAACAATCTTGTTTGGTATACATACAATGATATGTACAGTCATTACTGTGGTACATTGTTATTAGACACAAAATGGTATGTGCTATACTTAGGTGACTATTATTTCCATCAGTTTTATACATGGTCTTCCTTATGGTTTAATTATTCTTACTCAAAACACAAAAggcatctcttttctctttcttatgcaCCAAGCAGAGTATATAGCTGATGTCTTGTGAGTGTGGAGAACAGCCAGGGTACTCCAagacttttcttcctctttcttgcctttcttccagtgtggccaaATGAACTCCCTGTTTCCTGTCTTAGGTGATTTCCATTTGACCCTGATGTTCCCTTTTTACTATGTGCTTATTCCTTGCCCCCAGCCAATGTTTCCCTGAGCAGCCCTTCTCTTTTTCTACTGCTTCGTCGGCTGGACCAGTTCTAGATCAATGTGATGCCAACCAGTGCCAGGCTCCTTGGGGTCAGTAGGCTGTGCCTGGTATCAGGCTTTCTCCAGAACTGAAGGGACGAATATATTGTGATAATTGTTGCCTAAGAGActatccaaaattttaaaaatatactcaacAAATACAGCCAGGTACTCAAAACCTTCAGAGCAAAAGAAGCCTGCTTACCTAAATTTTGGTTA
Proteins encoded in this region:
- the LOC100992163 gene encoding LOW QUALITY PROTEIN: olfactory receptor 9A4-like (The sequence of the model RefSeq protein was modified relative to this genomic sequence to represent the inferred CDS: deleted 1 base in 1 codon) produces the protein MLMNYSSATEFYLLGFPGSEELHHILFAIFFFFYLVTLMGNTVIIMIVCVDKRLQSPMYFFLGHLSALEILVTTIIVPVMLWGLLLPGMQTMSLSACVVQLFLYLAVGTTEFALLGAMAVDRYVAVCNPLRYNIIMNRHTCNFVVLVSWVFGFLFQIWPVYVMFQLTYCKSNVVNNFFCDRGQLLKLSCNNLFTLFTEFILFLMAVFVLFGSLIPTIVSYAYIISTILKIPSSSGRRKSFSTCASHVTCVVIGYGSYLFLYVKPKQIQAAGYNRVVSLMVSVVTPFLNPFIFTLRNDKVIEALRDGVKRCCQLFRN